The DNA window TGAGTAAAGATTCCACTGACTGGGTGCGGGAATGTATGGTGTCCAACAGTCCCATCCGGCAACACCGTACAGCGTGCAGGGTAGAGGCGCGGGCGAATTGagcatccattttttttgtgtttccaaACGCTTGCACAGCGGCGGCAAAGTGGGTTGAAATGTGTGCAGTTTCTGCACTCGGTACCTCCATCCCCCGTATCCCGTGGGCACGGCGCCAATTACGCCCCAACGCTGCAGAACTGCTATGAAGTGGGAAATCTTTATTCTTTCTGGGCAagcagtttcttttttaaacaaaatgaagcaatACGCTCGATCGCCGGATACCAGCACCCTGTGTAATGCCAGTTGGAAAGGAGTCTTGGTTTGAGGAGGGGAGAGGGGGAGGGGGATAGGAGGGAAGTAGTCCGCCGGGTAAATGGTTTGCTTGTTTCTTGATGAATGTTTAAGATCGGTAGGCACAAAACCCTTTAAGTCCCACGCCAAGATGTGATGATGTGGGTTTTATTTGGCCACGATATTGTTCCCCCTTCTCCACCCAACCTAACTTCACAGGTATTGGAAAAAACCATATGGAACATTTAAAAAGGTAATTGTGCAATGCGAATTGCATCAATTTAGGCGGCTTTTGCCCAATGGGATGAATGCCAATGAAACCAACAAATGTCTGCAATATGTATGATGAAGCGCCTAAATTTATGCAGTTAGCATCTTTATTAGAAGGTGTTTtgtagtttgttgttttcagcAAACCTGTTATTGGAAGGTTTTTCGTtagtatgttttattttttatttacctacTGTTGCTTGATTgacgaaaaaaggaacatcAATCGCTTACGAACCAGGTAGGGAAGGGAAGGGTGAGTTGGGGGGATGGAGGGGTAGAGGATGACAGGCACTGCAGGCAGTATGACAGTTATTCAAAACAGTTTCGACAGCAGTAGTAGACAAACACGACCCATGCAAACGCTAACGAATCACATTTATCCGCTTCAGTGAGATCAAGCGGCGAAGTGACGGTACGTTGTGCCTGCTGCCAACATTGCCTGTTCACTGATTAAGCAAACTGCTGTGAAATGTAGCACCCTTTCACCTTAATGCACCTTGATCTCCCCCTTCATCGCTTTCCTCACATCACCAAATAGGAAACAATTGGTGGTGGGGGGAAGGGTTGCAGGGATCGGGTGGGACAAGCCGTTGCAGTAGGGAAGCGTATAGGGAATTAAGAATAAgctaaacaaatatttcttcaaCCCTACCCTTCAAACCAGCTTTGTAGCGGCGTTCTACCACTGCTCTGTCATGCGAAATTGCTGTTCGTAGATGGCAGGATCTGTGCCAGTACTTGGATTTGTGCTCGGCAGAGCGGCAAATCACGTACCAGCAATCCAGTACACACCCTCGTATCCCCCCTTTTCGTTGGCACCCAGCATGTTTTATGCTGTAGCCAGCCTGCACGTCTGCTCCCGAAACCGTGCTATTCCTAAACTATTGTTTCCGATAATCTTTCAACGAActggggagagagagagagagaaagagtgacaaagagagagagagaatgaggCGTACTCTTCCAAGGACGTACAGTTGCTTCCAATCGATCAACGTACCGAACCCTATGGTAGGGTAACATCTGCAGCTGCATTATCTGCATCTATAACCGGCACTAGTGGCCGGAAGTGAAGCACTGTTTGCCTATTTGATTGTTGGCAACTTCAGCACCTTGGGCAGGATTGTTTCGGAtttttgatggtttttgtttttgttgtctgtttctttttatttataatgagCCTCGATATAACTGCATTGCATTCCTGTTTGCATTGCTGCCGGATTGGAGCAATCGGATGCTACTGCACGAGCAGAACACCTAATTAGGTTTCCAGTACTTAAATCGATACTTTTATTCTCGCGTGGttgaatttcaaaattttgttttttttttcattactaaaTCCGATATACTCATACTATCTACAACCAATAGGAAAAGATCTCATATCACGATCAATGATAAAATGCGAAAAGAGAACAACTAAACGATGTACTAGAATGGCTGCTAGAGGATTAAAGTAAATGATACTTCCTCCGTGGACGTTATTTTGGTATCGACGAATCGCTTCTGGAGATTTTTAGAGGTCGTTTGAGGCAAAATCGATGATAATTAATATGATTCTATCTTTGTTCTTTGTATGATTCTTTTATGTTATTTCGAATGATGAAACTTTCTTAGGATTTTGCCGAAGATGCGTTTGGGGAATGGCCGTTTTTCCCGTGGTATGACGGTATGGATCGAAGTCACAAATctgctagtagtaagcgatcGATAATGGGTATGAAACCGATGATCAACTTAATGGTAGTTATTATTCCCTCGTCTTAGGATGCGTTCTTGTTATTTCGAATGATGAAATTaacttaataatttaaaaatggaaaaccgttAGGCTCAATTCAACAATaagcatgaaataaaaaaggtacatgagcttttttttcggccgaaacagctttttttgtttgataattaTCACCTTTAACATTTTCCTATAAGTCTTACaatctttaaaagaaaaaaaaaacaaacaatcaaacggGAACTGTACTCGAATATTTCTTCTGCAAATTATTCAAACCATTTGCCAAAGCAAACTATCCCAAATTCTATCGCCCAAGCGCGTAAATTGTGCCGTTTGAACATCCACCAAAATCAGACCCCGTTCGCCcgcgtaaaaaaaaccacatacaACCACCACCCGCACCCACACCGATTGCCTACGGGAGGGGGTGAAAGATCTGGTCTGCGAACGCGGGTGGCAAACGCGATACACCGATGCGCAACCGATTCGGGTGCCATGAGATTTTGGCAAAGGTACAACCGATTTCCGTACACCGTCCGGTatgatgtgtgtgtgcctgtgaGGCTGTGATGTGAAAGGTAAAATGGTAGTGGTCGCGGCAGGTGGAAAGGAGCCGTACCGTACATTAGTCCTTGATGACCTTCCGGAGCGTGTTAATTACGCGGTACCGGCGAATTAAATTCTTCAACACGTATAGATATTTCCATATGCATACGATACGATCACACACCACTTAGTTTGATCCTGTCGCTCGAAAATGTATGAAGAGAATGCAAAGGGAAGACACAACGTACAGCGAGCAGCAAAGTTATACGAACGATTTCGAGGAATGGTTAAATAAGTTTCTGTTTTTAGAAAAGTAAACGAAACTGAAATCGACCATAATCAGCCAAGATATCTGTACTGCATTTatgaaatgtataaaaaaaatctctacaAACAGATTCCTGCTTCCTCAAATTTTGAaactgaatttaaaataatttttaattttctaacAATAACTTGAAACAATTAAATCCATTAGAAAGGAATGGTTAATAAAGGGAGGAAGTTGATTAAAAAGGTAAAAGGGAGAAAATCATTGATCAGTGAACCTAGTTTCCTATTTTGTGTACATAATTTCATAAATATCCGTCATAATGATAAGCTTGATATTATCAGGCTCATAATAGAAGATCGTGTTTGGTAGATAGATTTGGTCCCACCGAAGATAAACAAACGCATCGCAGTGTCCGTTGTACCGTGCATTACCGCTGTGCACATAACTTTGTGCAATCGAAAAATGCAGGATCATATAAAACCCGAAGGATGCTTTTGTACATCTTCCGAATCAACTCTGGTGCGTCCCTTTCACACGCACACTGGCCGCTTTGCACTGCCTCCTCTGATTTTCctcctcttttctttttgctcatttttatttttccctcacCAGACGCTCTCTTTTCGAGCGTCTCGATAAAGCATCACACGGTAACCGGTAGCGCACTAGATTATgcattgtttaattaaaattgccAGCCTGACAAGTGCCGTATGCAGTGATGTCCTTGCAATATTTGcttccaaaaacacacacacacacacgtatgcAGATGTGAATTGGCTGAGTGTCGGTGCATTGTGTGCGCGTGCACGTATGGCCAGAATATAAATGATATTCCAACATTTACCGAACGATTTGGACTTCGTTCAGTGGATCTACTGCCAACCGGCGGTATTTCTGGTGGGTTTTATGCACATGTTCTGGTCCCAGGCACAATGGGAAAGGTTGCGGAAGGTACGCGCATCCGGTACGGGTGTAGTTCTGGCAAAATCGTTCGTCTCGGCACGGGAAAGCTCAAATATGATTAATGCAATGAATGTTCATGAATAATTGCTCACCATTTCTGTTCGCTGCCCGTCTCGTGCTGGTGTGTAAGTGGGTGACGCTGGGTAAACAAATATATTAGCCTCCGGTTTTTAGCCGACAAATAGCCGTCGACTGAAGAAGCACGGCCAAATGTGTCCAAAAGGAAGAATGTAGTACAGCAGTGCAAGCGAAAGGCACCGCATAAGGATGTGTGTTGCATCAAAATAGCTTTCGAAACATTTTGACAGCTATGTGTATGTAATTTATTTGGCAATAAAGTATGCTAGGAATTCAATTTATAGCTTCCATTCGCTTGCGGTACCCATCGAAGTGAAAGCTAAGCTGTTTCAAAATGTCTGCCTGCTAAGTGAACGGGGTTTGGAACTTTCATTCAAAGTTTGCGACTTCAATGCCCGACGTACGGGGCGACacgaatgggtttttttgttattaccTAACGCTCTGTAACGCTTGGTAACGTAACCTAATCAAAATCTATCAATACCCAGTCGACAAGGTTGATTATACTATGCTGAGGTTCATTTCGTACTAGGAGCCAGTAGGTTACGAGCTGACTTCTTGGTGAAGCATGAGTTTTACACCTTTAATAAACATTGTACTTTCGTTAAGTGCTACCACAGCTCCGAACCAACGGTTCCGGAACCGACTCCGAAACCGCCTCCGGAACTGTAACTTAATCCGAAGCTGGATTCCAACTAACAGCTTTGTGGGCCCTATTAGACTAAACAgcatgctttctcgctctgcctaactaagAATTaaacctgccaaagcgagaaagcaatTCGGCTTTGGAACCGGTTCCGGGTCCGTGGGTTTGGACCCGGCTCCGCGCTAAAATCGGAGCCGGTTCCGGAGTCGTGGATGCACTCCGGAGCGCCCATCACTAGTGCCACGAACCATAGCTTATACATATAGCCTACGTCATAAATTCATCATGTATCATGTATCATGTAAAGTACACATATCAAAtctgttgaaataaattttgaatgcTGAGTTTAACGACttgtatttaatgttttaatagGTGTTGATTGAGATTTTTCGACATATAGTACAATCATGTAAGCGTAATGGACCAAAGaaataatatattattttttctaaaattggttcagcctaaatgtatgcaactaGCATGTCATAGTAGACTAATGTCAATCACTCAGCCAAAATTCTTAAATATCTTGCAAAATTCTTCCAACAATTCGTTGCTCCCAGTTGATTTGCTCTGTGTTAGCTGTAATATTTTtcgtgaaaattaatttaacttgTTAAAACTTATTGAACAGTTTTGTTATGTTGTCTCGTCCACTGGGTGAGCAACAATCGTATGAACTTACGCGATGAACCTACCGAACACTATTAGTACCAATCGTACCGGTGTACTAAAATGCTTGATAAAACACACCACTTCGGTGGATTAGATTGCTTCGGGTCCGAACATTTGCACTGCAGATTGTTCATCGTTCGGGTTTCACCTCAAAACAGTCAGCGGAAGCGCGACAAACGCTGGAAGCTCGCGTCAGATGCTGTTTCTGCATTTCTGCAGCACACAGAAATGAACTTCTCCTGCAGATAGCTTATAGGGTAGGGTATGATTCGTTGCATGTATAAATAATATGTGTCAACGGGGTGAACATAACCTAACCGTTCCGGTACCATATACCGTAGACCAGAGCCGTTCATTCTTGCGTACTGAATCGATTCATTCATTGATTGTAGTTCGTGCATCTGCCCAGTGCCAGTGTTTAAactttcttcgctttttttttggtcgctGCATCCGAATGCAATCGTGCGTTCGAAGGCGAACTCGGCAAATGGGACGGGGTTGCAAGGTTATGCATAGTTTTACTGGTTTAttcattgtttgcttttgctactGCTTTTCGCCTGATGCTTATTCTAGATCTCCCGATCGGTATCGGTGCCGGAGAGTTGAATTGCATTTCGACACTGATTGAATTTTTGCTGCACCTCATACCGTTGcttgttttattcttcttctgaaTGGCTGAATGGTTTAGTGGCTCGTTGACATAGCGCGTGAAATATGACAAATGTTGTgcaaaatgagtttttttctttgtttttttttttggtttcacaTGTACTTATTTCTTAGCAAAATGGCctttatgataaaaataaattcattttttaacaatGAACAATTAAGCAATTAAACGAGATATAATAATTTCGCGAATACAAAACAAGCTAAAAATTCATTAGCAGCTTTACGATAAATATTAAACTACACCGGTTGTCATTCCTGTTAGTATTCACCTCATTTCATTATAATCtacagcacaacaacaaaaaaatacaaacactcATTCGCTAACACTAAACATCGGTACAGATTGTACGCGGCGCTTGTAGTACTATTACGGTAGGTTCACTTTCGCTCACGAAAGGTAAAGATCGTGTCCATTAGGAAGATCACTCCATTGATTACCGCTATGGAACCTTTGGTGATGGCAAGATCACGGGTACGGGTGCGAAATGCATGTTCCCACGCCTCGATAATAAATACGCCGGACGTTAGAAAGCAACCACATCCCAGCAGGCTGTAGAAAATGCTTAACCGACGATTAAGATGAGCCTTCATCAGGTAGCCTGAAACGGAGTAGAGAGGTATGCGGTTAAATCTCCACGTCCACACCCTCTGTATGCTGTATGCGGGTACTGTTTACCTGCCATTACGGTGAACAGAATGACGATAAACCCGCAGAACGTTCCTGTGGCAAGAAATCCCGTCACGAGATCACCATCGTTGAAACTGTAGTAGTGTAGCGTAGTGCAGGTAACTGCCAACGACTGCATGAAGGTTGATTTGCATGCAGAATTTGGGTAGAATTGAAGAGAAATGAAACGTTTCAATTGAAATGTGGTTTGATTGAGGAAGATActtttgaatatttctttctttgttgaaccaaaaacaaacaattctcACGGGAACACAGATCACTGAACGCAACATTACCAGCTCGAGAAATTTGATGATGGATAATGGTGGTCGATACTCTCTGGGCGCGAATGGTTGCATCGCTGGTGGTATCACATTCTGGTGTAACCTCGGCGGAGGTACTACGGCAGTTTCCGACATTCGATTCACACTTTCACGCAATtaagaaaagcaaaccaaacacaacaccCACACAGAAATTCGCTGGGATTTTCGCACAAAGTTGTACCGAATTGTTAGCCAAACATCAAGCTACGTATAAGCACAGATAAAGGAACTGTTGCCTTCTAGATCGCACACCAAACCAAACTAAAACAGAATATTCGTGCACACGAGACTGTTTCATCCGATCCAGTGAGGGATTCACATCCCAGATCTAGCTCAACAACATGTTGGGTAACGTATCGTCTCCTCCGCACTTAGATATCTGGTGGTTTCGACGTACGATTAAGTCTGGCGAAACTGCAGAAGTTAGTGGCAGCAGTGAGTTGGTTAAttgatagcaaaaaaacaaactctctAATATGTGGCCACGTGGCCACATTTCCACCGGAGTGTTGAAGTGCTTCCGAGCTGTGTGGAGCTAATTTTGGATAGTTAAGAACGAGAAACCCATCACCAGTATGGATTGTACATGGGACCGAACGGATCACTCGGACGACGTAACGTTTCAAGATCACTTCTCATCGAAACCGTTCCTATTTCTTCCCTTTCTCCTAAGGTTGCTATCTCAAGTGCTGTCATGATGATGCCGTTCCAATTCTTACCACATACACGAATCTCTTTATCTATTCCAAATAACTGAGTTATTTATTTCACTGCCTTTTTCCTGAGGACGCTAACGAAATCGTGCGAAAtctgttttcttcctttcctcgATTACGGACTATCCGCATAAGTTGTGCCAGCAGTGGAAACGTCagtcatttttaattaaaaaaatgaaataaaacaaaacaaaggctGATGGGTTTTTGCTTAGCGCGTGTGATCACTAAAACCGAAAATCGAATATCGATAGCAACTCGTTATCCAGAACGACCTATTTTAATTTCTCATTGTTTATCTCATTTCTCGGTATTTTATTGCATTGCATgctaaaaatactaaaaaaatattctagaCAGAAAACTCTTTAAAAGAATAAGCATTGTAATAATTTCCGACCTACTTCTAACTATCAAATATTAACACACTCAAAAAAATATGGCGCTCTCtttgttttccccttttttagtTCCATTCGTTCAAAATGGCGAAACTTTCAGCGAAAAAGCTTCGACCAAGATGGTTAGAAAGCGCTCAAAAGCTTTACCTGGATTATTCAACAAGAGATGGCGCTGGTagtgacattttgtttttgatttatttataaagCTGGAAACGTGCTGCTGAAATAAGTAtaattttggtgttttttttctagttaggagagtgttttttttcaaaattgcatttattttacttttttttgtgaaatttaaaatgtatttaaaaaaagcaatagattgaaattaaatttttgtatAATTAAAGAGTGTACATTAAGATAAAATGGAGGTtaggatgggatttgatacccgacaccgtttatcacataaacCACCGTTTCAATTCTGTTTTATATctttacattaaattttcGTTGTAACTTCATTTCATTGATCGTGTAACTGTTTGTGAATGTTGAATTTGTGTAACTGAATATCGCTACCATGTGAAAATGATTCGATACACGGGGCGTTTACTGCACGGAGCTGTTATGTTCCAAAaaccttcaacaacaacaaaaaaataaacaaactgaaaTAGTTTCGCCTTCTTGGGCGCTTGCACGCGATCCCTTTCCTTGATCACCTTGGTTTGGCCGAGGATCACGACAAACATTTGATCATGCGTCCCACCATTAAGCAATCGAAGCGATGCCGTCATCGTTGTATTTCGCGTTCTAGCCGTGAGTCTACACCTTCAGGTAATTGATGAGCTCATCTCAGATTTACACGCAGCAGAAAAGtgatgttttgttcttttaaaccatttcgaaCCAAATCTTTTTGAGAGTTTGTAAGCATTAATGCAACGCTGTGCCGTTGCCATGCGACGGAAAAATGCTCTCCACCGAACggtggaagaaacaaaacaggcTAACCATCTTCCAGACGGTTTTCGTGAGTGTGTCTTTATCCGAAGCAGTGGGCTGACTTTGagatttgtttctttgcttctCTGTTTCCTGCTGAGCAAATGTATGATGCACACTGAAAAGAACGCAACGTAAACGACCAAGAAATTCGAACACTGTGTAGAGCGCTGGtactcctcctcctcctcccagCAGAACTTCTCTGCTCCCACACCATTCATCCATCTGCATCATTTCTGTTGATGATACACCCTACAGTAGCGCGAATGCCGAGACGCACGCTGCTCTTCCACATGCTGCACGATGACATCATCCCAGTACGATTTGCCGGTGCCTTTGCGTCTTCTGCACCGTGTCTCCTGCACACAGGCACGGCATACATCGCTGGCTAGACGATAGATGTACCGGGTACCGGGGCCCAGTTGTATTCGAGTCGTTCAAGCAACCGGTCGCTGTCCATTGCGTGTGTCcgaagtgtttgtgtgcgggttttatgttattataaAGACACCACCGTGCTCAACCATCACCCAGTGCCCCCGGTGCCCAGTCAGCCGTCAACCAAAAGCAGCAACaatataagaaaagaaaaaaaaccatggcCGTTAGTCGATTGTCCATTGTGAAGTTCCTGGAGCTGGTAAGTGTTGGACCGAAGCCAGATGGTTTCGGCGCGACTATGGCAGTTGCTTTGTAGTACCAAACGGCTACTACTAGTGTGATCAACTGCATTTAATGTCTTATTGAAACGCATTAACCATCCCACCGTGAGGTGGAGTGCATGAGATGAGATAAaccaaaaacttttccattacAATATTGGGAACCCAATAGCTAACAagtgtggttttattttaggactcgaaaaaaaaaacaaaagaaatctGGAAACCCagataatgttttttcttgAACGTGTATTTTCATTTTGCGCCCTAAGTTACAACCCTAGCTATACAACATCTTACGCTCCAAAGCCATGCTTCGGAGGggtgtattttcttctttcgtttacGTTCTTCattgaaattcattttacCCCACCACCCCAAATTGCGTTCGATTTCTAGATTCTATTTCCCGTACGTTCTGCTATGGTCAACACATTTATTTGTGGCCTTTGTTTACACATTTACACACTGGGAAACAgttttttcactttgtttGTTGCTAGTGAATGGAGATAAAATTTGCCTCGGGGGAAAATGGGGTAAAGCTGCGGGGGGGAGCTAGAACCCTCCTCACCCCACCCTCTATATTTGCCAATAAACGTATTATGTAGAGAGTCCGGAAACGCATCAAATTACGGTGCCATCCAtggacaaataaacaaatggaaaaatatt is part of the Anopheles funestus chromosome X, idAnoFuneDA-416_04, whole genome shotgun sequence genome and encodes:
- the LOC125763905 gene encoding uncharacterized protein LOC125763905, with translation MSETAVVPPPRLHQNVIPPAMQPFAPREYRPPLSIIKFLELSLAVTCTTLHYYSFNDGDLVTGFLATGTFCGFIVILFTVMAGYLMKAHLNRRLSIFYSLLGCGCFLTSGVFIIEAWEHAFRTRTRDLAITKGSIAVINGVIFLMDTIFTFRERK